The genomic region GACATGTTCCATTCTTTTGTATGAGCATATGGCATAAGACATACACTATTTCAACAagttcaacaacaacaaaaaaaaccttccagtgTTTTTATTTGCCTATTCTCTGAACTACCCAGTCCTGCTGGCAGAGGGGACAGCGATTATTCTGTTTCACCCACAAGGACATGCAGCAATTGTGGAAGGAATGATTGCATTCTCCCCAAAccactgaaagagaagaaagaacatgTTCCAGTCACACTCAGCTGTCCAATCAACACCTGCAGCAAGGTCCAAACTATCATTCTTAGATGTTTATAACCACTGCAAGCTTTAGAGACAAAACAGGTCATCACTGATTTATCCACTGAGATTGGATTATTATGGTCATTCTGATGATAGTCAGTTCTCTGTCATCAATTCTTCTACTTATTACcaactacaaaaaaagaaatgcatacaTTCTCACTTTCTTGTATAGTGACACTGTTTTGTGAATGTATGAACACATTTATCAGTTCTGTCCAGGAAATCAGCGCAACTATCCAAGTTCTTTACTTTACCTTCCCCAGTACCAAAATATAGCCAATGCGCTACTGACTGACTATCACGCAAAAGCGTATCACCAAATTCTCATACGAAATGCACTGTTTAAACTTAAAATGTATGATATCAAGGAGGCACATTTGACACAGCATATAGCCTTGAAATGGGATCTTAGACCAGAAGTTATTCACAGGCTACAATTGTTTCAGCACAACAAAAAGGGTTATCTATTGTCCATCTACTCCTGAATAGTATTAgttactttgctttttccccttattaGTTCACATTTTCCTTACTGGAATACAAGGGTACCAATCACAGAAGTGTtgtaaattatgctttttttttttttctgactatcTAAAATAGGATGCTTAGCAAGCCAGTTAAGATACCTGGAACATGAAATTCCTGTTCTCATTAAAACAATCATCAAAAACAACAGTGGATTAAGTTTGAGAATATATACTTCAAAATAGAAAGAACAAGGGCATGGAAAGGTTCACCACTGCTTTAAAAGTTAACTTAAAGGTTTAAAGCAAACTCTTTGAGACAATTTTTActatttctgatttaaatgTATCGGAATTAAGTTAAGATTTGCTTTTGCATACATTGGTATGTAACTGAAAGCATGTTTATGCTTAAACAGCATTATAGCAAACTCAAGTGATTCcactttttcaaatgaaaagtgaaCAAACAAGCAATTGCCTCCACGATGTCTGAATTAAGACtgggaaaaatactgctttctaaTCTAGacacacatttatttcagaacagaGGATTTTTATTGGTATTACCATTGTGTCTTCTGGCATGCAcctcagaagagaaaaaagtagcCTTCTCCTACCCACTTCAAAAGTGTACATTATCATCTCCTCAATTATGCTCAGGGTGAGAGAAACTTAAACCTCTCAGTTGCGTATGTGTTGACTGCAAACTTGAAGCGGTTTTGTTCTACGGCATGTCTGAAgtgaaaactattttcattactgcttaaaaataaaacataaaatattactAATGTAAAAAGATGACACAATGCAGAACAAAACACCAGTTTACTTTTGAGCATTAATAAAATCAGTATTCCCCTCAAACTTTAAAATGCACCCTACTGAGAGAAGCTTCAATTGAAAAACAAGCGAATGAAATCACTACATACCAACACAatcttcttgtttgttttcagcttgaCATCTAAGACAGGCATCTAAAAgtaaacaagaacaaaactcaATTTGATTCTCAGGATTCCATTTTAAGAATAGGTTTATCAGAGGAAAATATAAACTCTAAAACCGATTTACAAAGGTAAAAAACCCAAGTTTTGATGTCTAGTTCAGCCCTTTAACATTAAATAACCCTCCCCTAAATTTTAAAAGAGTGCACATCACAATGAAATATAGATGTGAAAGAGATGAGAAGGACTATAAACTGCCCaacaagttttgtttattttccattgctttggtattttcataacttctgctgaaaaaaagccttctcCATTTTGTAGATATAACAACCAGCAGATTTGTGCCAAGGCACTGAGGCATATTAAGGCCAGAGCAAGCACAAAGCCAAACCCTAATTACAggactttgtttttcagatgtcAGCATCTCCTTTTAAGGAAATCATTCACaatttggggtttattttagGCTGTACATCTCTCACCACAAACCCCACCTCCTACTACTTTTTATATAGTAGTTTTCCTTAACAAGTACCTGCATGTAATTTTCACAAGAGTCACATACACATGCAAACATACTGGTCAAATTGATAATATAAATTAATAGATAAACATGGAACAATATCTAATTAATAATATCTATCATACTTATGCACTCCAATCTGTGGCTATAGGACCAAATGGCAGGTTCAGGATTCAGTAAGATGCAAAAGTGACAACTTCCAGGCTTTGTACTGTGCCACACACATACAGTggaaaaatgcctttgtttctgctttgcccTGACATGGGCTGCCATAGATGTATGTGCATGTACCACACACAACAGAAAGTGTTCAACTATTACGGGAGCAAACGCATCTTCATCTCCTCCAAAGAAAAGGTAATAGTTTAAACAAAAGTGTCCTGCAGGTTGGACCTGGCCTATGTGTCACTAGCTGGACTGTATTTTCCTAGAAGACAGAAACATAATGTGCTACAGGAATTTAGATTtgagtatttttgctttctctgccagATATGGCCGGTACTTCTATTTTAGATTCATCTGCCCAGACATTCCTCATTTTCTCAGGTAATAAAGAACAAAGAGGACAGAAACTCTGAAACAGTTACCCTTTCCTCATTGAGATAAAAGTAAGGCAGCAAATAGTTTCCTGTTGTCTGTTCCTATAAAtgctgtggaaaaataaattaagggCCAAGCTGCAGGGAAGATTCAGCCAAACTGCTTCAACTTGTATCATGGTACATCGAAGCAAAATGATCTGGGGTCACCTCAATACGCAGGACAGTAAGCTGTGGCAGACTAGTAGTCGCtataaaagcagctttcctttcCTAGCCCTAGATTTGCAGTTGcagacagagaagcagcagagcgTGCTGAAGACAGAAGTCACTGCAACCATACCAAGGTAAGCTGTCCCCACTCCTGCATCATAACCCTAAGGGTGTCAGTTTGAAAGGTTAAGCAAATATAAGTCAGTACTGCAATCCTGCACTTCCCAGCTAACacctgcatttttgtttctttcccttgtgCTTCTGTGATTCTTGAAGACCATGTTGATTCAAGGAGttaaaccagcagaaaattaaGCCAGCTAACACTTCCCTCCCttgcaaaaatcaaacaaactaACTTTCAGCAAGCGCCAGCTTAAGTCTGGCACTGCCTCCAACCTAAGGTTACTGCAGACGCAGTGGCTCTACAGGAGCCAGACCGGGTCTGGCAGGGTCAACATGAAATTGCTAAACTGAAGTCAGTAATGATCAAGTTTCACATTCTAACAATGTGGTTTGTTCTCAAAAAATGGTTACCAGATTTTTCTGCcagtttcagatgaaaaataccCCCTTGGAGTActtatgaaaaattataaattaactttttttctttttaaacttttataaaAGTTCTGGGTAAGATTTTGTTCGTTTAAGACTTTTTTATAGTGCCCTGTAACAGGCTAGCTAGAACATGGAAATACATTCTTAAAATTATGGCTCACGTGGGAGATGAAGCcaaattttgtatttccagAGTGGTCTCTGTTCACCATATAAGAACAGACAATCTTTGTCATGCTTATGCAAAAGGTAAATCTCCTATCACTTCAGTCTGggctgcatctttttttcttctagtacagctttttgccttttctgttccGCAGAACGTTCTCAGTAAAAACACACATGAGAAATGACAGCATTGCATATTTTGTCCCACTTTTGTTAAGCCAAAACCTGACTGTATTTGCAAGTATCGTAGTTCCTGGACCTACAAAAAGCAAGGTGGTCTGGAGCTAATGTTGGGTCATTTGTCCTGTCAGACTGTACCAAGCCCAACTGAGAGGACAGTTATGCATAGGATGACTCAGCACAATAGTAAAAATCGGATACAGATATACGGTAGaggaaaaatttaaagaattttcaaagaTCCAAGATAAATATCACATTTGTAAAAGATGTCAGAAAACAGTAATGCCAGTCAACGATGAGGCTGCTTTCAAAGAGATTCTCCAGATTTCAAAACCAGGTAAACTAACCCCTTACTTTTCAATAGATTTTTCAGTACCTTCACGTGGGTTAAACTGCACCGGTGATTAGGAGGCTTGGGTAAAAGCGTCAGAGACTCTGGATTAACAGATTTGGAAACTGAATTTACATCTACATCCACaactgctgcttaaaaaaaacccaaaacccccaacGGCAGCAGCACACATCTAGCACTCTGGTCAGCTCGGCTGTAACTCGGCGCTTGCCGGGTCTGCCAACAGAGTCCACGAAGCAGGCGCCTTGGCAAAGGACGGGGATGGTACAACAGCAGCCCGCCTCCGGGCGCTGGCACAAGCTCAACCCGCTTGACGAGCGCCGCTCCCCGTGCTGACAGGCGCCGGGCCGAAGCCCAGCGGGCGCTCCGGCCTCCCCCGGCAGGAGGGGCGGCGCAGGGAGGGCTGCCCGAGGCCGCCCAGGGGAGCGGCGCCGGGGGAGGCGGCTCCCCCGACAGCTGCGTGCAGCCCGAGGTGACCGCACGGGGCCGCGCTCCCGTGTGGCACCCTCGAGCGCTCCGGCCCAGGGACACCGAGGGCCGCAGGGCCCCCCTCTTCTTCAGGAAAAGGCGcgggggaggaagaggaggcgcGGCgagggcagccccccccccttctgccGGAAACCGCGTCTCACTCCTCCGCCCGCCGTGCGAGGGGAAGAGGGCGCGGCGGCAGGGCACCCCTCCGGACCGCGGCTGGGCGCCGCTGAAGCGCCGGCGCCCCCTgcgccgccgcgggggcggcggccATGGCGGCCGGGGCCTGCCGGCCGGCGCTTACCCATGACCTGCACCCGGCAAATGGCGCAGGTGTCGCACTCCACGTCCCAGCTCCACATGGCCACCGCGTTCCACTTCTTCAGCGAGAACATCTTGTCGGGGGCGCCCGCCTTGGAGCCCGCAGAGCCCGGGTGCGAGTGGGGGGCGCCCGGCTCGTCCCCGTCCTCCACATCGGCCATGGCGGAGGGGCGGGGACGCGGCGCCGGCGCCTggcgggcggcagcgcgggGCTGCAGCGCCCCCCCTCCGCGCCGGCAGCAGGCGCGGcccgctcccccagcccggcccggcccggcccaggcGGGAGGGGCGGGCCCGCCCGCGGGCCTGGTGCTGCGCGGAGGCCGCGCTGCCGGCGGCGCCCGGCCCGGGCAGCCGTCGCGGGCGCTGCAGTAGGCCGCAGCGGGCACGGTGAGGGAGCGGGGGCCGCGGTGGCCTGCCGGAGCCGGCCAGCCGCGCTCAGCCACaaggaagctgaagaaaattacGTTAAAGGCGGCGATCA from Aquila chrysaetos chrysaetos chromosome 10, bAquChr1.4, whole genome shotgun sequence harbors:
- the RNF7 gene encoding RING-box protein 2 isoform X1 translates to MADVEDGDEPGAPHSHPGSAGSKAGAPDKMFSLKKWNAVAMWSWDVECDTCAICRVQVMDACLRCQAENKQEDCVVVWGECNHSFHNCCMSLWVKQNNRCPLCQQDWVVQRIGK
- the RNF7 gene encoding RING-box protein 2 isoform X2 is translated as MADVEDGDEPGAPHSHPGSAGSKAGAPDKMFSLKKWNAVAMWSWDVECDTCAICRVQMPVLDVKLKTNKKIVLWFGENAIIPSTIAACPCG